A genomic region of Plasmodium vivax chromosome 1, whole genome shotgun sequence contains the following coding sequences:
- a CDS encoding hypothetical protein, conserved (encoded by transcript PVX_088060A; Apicoplast targeted protein. Curated by Stuart Ralph, Walter and Eliza Hall Institute of Medical Research, Australia.): MSATKLLLPILLFPLMLRTLLVTSESKHSQNCYSLSRSPHSATLETKRKSNSLYSKKRLVRLRRGRQGRHGLQRVPPPPAAATAAPPRASAFLVFDIIKIFGRLSDQELLGHVISHNNDFIKLSQNEKRKKWEKLFLPNKDGVNFEAFKNFLRQAPFEWPLTINSGQIKNQGSISIPVSPIVYVESCRKISEFLKGKNKNKGASAGTATGAKINLKIINDYVSEQPISNDAIQCVFSSFSDLPELTKDQFISKIHEWAPSDGIIDWYTFVYNLKEEPSDNIKRFFD; this comes from the exons ATGTCTGCAACGAAGTTactcctccccattttacTCTTCCCACTTATGCTACGTACGCTGTTAGTAACTAGCGAAAGCAAGCACTCGCAAAATTGTTATTCACTAAGTAGGAGCCCGCACAGCGCCACGCTGGAGACAAAGCGGAAGAGCAATTCGCTCTACAGCAAGAAGAGGCTCGTCAGGTTGAGGCGGGGCAGGCAGGGTAGGCACGGTTTGCAGCgtgttcctcctcctcctgctgctgctacCGCTGCTCCTCCGCGTGCGTCTGCGTTCCTCGTTTTTGACATAATAAAG ATCTTCGGGCGGCTGTCCGACCAAGAACTCCTAGGCCACGTCATTTCGCATAACAACGACTTTATAAAGCTCAGCcagaatgaaaaaagaaaaaaatgggagaaattGTTCCTTCCTAATAAGGACGGCGTAAATTTCgaagcttttaaaaattttttgagGCAGGCTCCGTTCGAGTGGCCCCTCACCATCAACTCTGGGCAGATAAAGAACCAGGGCTCGATCAGCATTCCGG TCTCCCCCATCGTCTACGTCGAGAGCTGCCGCAAAATTAGCGAGTTCCTCAAgggcaaaaacaaaaacaaaggcGCGAGCGCAGGCACCGCCACAGGGGCGAagattaatttaaaaattataaacgaCTACGTGAGCGAGCAACCCATCTCGAACGATGCAATCC AGTGcgtcttctcctccttcagcgACCTGCCCGAGCTAACGAAGGACCAATTTATAAGCAAAATTCACGAGTGGGCCCCGTCAGATG GGATTATCGACTGGTACACCTTCGTCTACAACTTGAAGGAGGAGCCCTCGGACAAcataaaaagattttttgACTAA
- a CDS encoding hypothetical protein, conserved (encoded by transcript PVX_088040A), protein MMQSTLLKNVHGQLCRRRNGSGKCCQQLVRVNPAEGAPLGARGVSSVGGCTRNCERDYTRGCHGGHASHDAAHYASPYAWHFTAESSLAHRAKSPCVPWMGSSRAFGTYGTSGTFGTLGTYDQRYGVLRVGANKVEHPLLGNHAAFATGSKSKKPVKGAEEKKEATKQYQADGEGAAKGALGEETNEANLMEGDPYEGTENVGKKKKRSKVKLVVYLLSIGFGGYVTYKVYQNDMNLSKAEENIIKDLVNLIYTYEEKMSKQNSKFITCLGEKLNRQIAMYFLQMDADKSSGFLISDALSFLNDLNIKEDNAIVKSFIKNGVGKNTEMKKLSGCSLQQFAELLESLILVSKTRQQNGSAQGELQNGGSEDGYYLHILQKYLNCLVNMVRASDLYLYLQMKKSATSSSSSSSSSSSSSSSTSPGEGQEELVDDLEMAIFNKLSKHNDKYVQKKNLSLDYLLSKEELSKFQKNANLSRKEEEKELLLIEKKKLEEKIQLLLTLQAKKNLTETEVKRLQDLKAKLRSVKYAIKKEGLKKYFQ, encoded by the coding sequence ATGATGCAGAGCACGCTCCTAAAGAACGTGCACGGGCAGCTGTGCAGACGCCGAAATGGCAGTGGGAAGTGCTGCCAACAGTTGGTGCGCGTGAACCCAGCGGAGGGGGCGCCCCTCGGCGCCAGGGGGGTCAGCTCGGTTGGGGGGTGCACCCGCAACTGCGAGCGTGATTACACAAGGGGCTGCCATGGTGGCCACGCTTCCCACGATGCTGCCCACTATGCTTCCCCCTACGCATGGCACTTCACCGCTGAGTCCTCACTGGCACACCGCGCAAAGAGTCCCTGCGTCCCCTGGATGGGCAGCTCCCGCGCGTTTGGCACGTATGGCACGTCTGGTACATTTGGCACACTTGGCACTTATGACCAGCGCTATGGCGTCCTCCGCGTAGGGGCAAACAAAGTGGAGCACCCCCTGCTGGGCAACCACGCGGCGTTCGCCACGGGCTCCAAGAGCAAGAAGCCCGTAAAAGGCgcagaggagaaaaaggaagccaCTAAGCAGTACCAAGCGGATGGAGAAGGTGCGGCGAAAGGTGCACTTGGCGAAGAGACAAATGAGGCAAACTTGATGGAAGGAGACCCCTATGAAGGAACAGAAAatgtagggaaaaaaaaaaaaaggtccaAAGTGAAGCTAGTAGTGTACCTACTCAGCATCGGATTCGGAGGGTACGTCACCTACAAAGTGTATCAAAATGATATGAATCTGTCAAAAGCagaggaaaatataattaaagatttggtaaatttaatttacacATATGAAGAGAAGATGAGCAAACAGAATTCAAAGTTTATAACTTGCTTGGGTGAAAAGCTAAATAGGCAGATAGCCATGTACTTCCTTCAGATGGACGCAGACAAGAGCTCAGGCTTCCTCATCAGTGACgcgctctcctttttaaatgatttgAACATAAAAGAAGATAATGCCATTGTAAAaagttttattaaaaatggggtTGGGAAGAACacagaaatgaagaagctgtCTGGCTGTTCTCTACAGCAGTTCGCGGAGCTCCTGGAAAGCCTAATTCTCGTGAGCAAAACgaggcagcaaaatgggtcCGCACAGGGGGaacttcaaaatggtggCAGTGAGGATGGCTACTACCTGCATATTCTTCAGAAGTACTTAAACTGCCTAGTCAACATGGTCAGGGCGTCCGACTTGTATTTGTACCTCCAGATGAAGAAGAGTGCCacgtcctcttcttcttcttcttcttcttcttcttcctcctcctcctccacctctcCTGGAGAGGGCCAGGAAGAACTGGTGGACGATTTAGAAATGGCAATCTTTAATAAGCTCAGCAAGCACAATGACAAATATGTGCAAAAGAAGAACCTCTCTCTGGATTACCTGCTAAGCAAAGAGGAGCTAAGTaagtttcaaaaaaatgccaatcTGTctaggaaggaagaagagaaggaGCTACTCCTCatcgagaaaaaaaaattggaagagAAAATCCAGCTGCTGCTGACACTGCAAGCGAAAAAGAACTTAACCGAAACGGAGGTTAAGCGGCTACAGGATTTGAAGGCAAAACTGAGGAGCGTCAAATATGCAATAAAGAAGGAGGGGCTGAAGAAGTACTTCCAGTGA
- a CDS encoding DNA repair protein, putative (encoded by transcript PVX_088055A) gives MAHSDDSQNEREEEEEANYNTILYEQNLKDEIDYYGEDLPHINFYLKFQRKNFLQEFLQEVVLPSGGRSVEESKQTAGVTPVGQNKQTAGVPPVEENREASTTGEGSALDNAIARDAHLEEVLNEGGFYVEGDSEGEEPPCEGPLWGQPNEQPLLEEPHLLPLPPEEETPTVEHQCDEANVRDANVRDANVRDANVRDAQLRDAQLRDALLKLTQGNPDLTHLYEGDEAVKQLNEIFQKNKDKFMFSVERQVGTNGELILQEYCFLCNKKKKLNKPLCAVNIYVCYDCKVTDSNFKMISLTKLVRKYCLNHYDLCKYQKDLALLCMKNPRGYSKQMKLYFLFQIKEIAIRKHGSLERVKQLYTSKLLNSFRNAQATPQMKKKRKELHKMVKPKSIYSKKVKQEEDKKIICDDNQHQFDSPTCTNAQDSLYVKRCKRCAYQVEYMQF, from the coding sequence ATGGCGCACAGCGACGACTCGCAGAACGaaagggaggaggaagaagaagccaaTTACAACACCATCCTGTATGAGCAAAACCTAAAGGACGAAATAGACTACTACGGGGAAGACCTACCacacataaatttttatttgaaattcCAACGGAAGAACTTTTTGCAGGAGTTCCTCCAGGAGGTGGTGCTGCCGAGTGGGGGCAGATCGGTGGAGGAAAGCAAGCAGACGGCGGGCGTCACTCCGGTGGGGCAAAACAAGCAGACGGCGGGAgtcccccccgtggaggaAAACAGGGAGGCTTCTACCACCGGGGAGGGGAGCGCCCTCGATAATGCCATCGCGCGGGATGCACACCTGGAGGAGGTGCTGAATGAGGGGGGGTTCTACGTGGAAGGCGACTcagagggggaggagccgCCCTGCGAGGGACCGCTTTGGGGGCAGCCCAACGAGCAACCACTTCTGGAGGAGCCTCATTtgttgcccctcccccctgaaGAGGAGACCCCCACTGTGGAACATCAATGTGATGAGGCCAACGTGAGGGATGCCAACGTGAGGGATGCCAATGTGAGGGATGCCAATGTGAGGGACGCCCAACTGAGGGACGCCCAACTGAGGGACGCCCTACTGAAGCTCACTCAGGGCAACCCCGACCTGACGCACCTATACGAAGGcgacgaagcggtgaagcagTTGAATGagattttccaaaaaaataaagacaaaTTCATGTTTAGCGTGGAGCGGCAAGTGGGAACGAACGGAGAGCTAATTCTTCAAGAGTATTGCTTCCtttgcaacaaaaaaaaaaaattaaacaaaccCCTGTGTGCAGTCAACATCTACGTTTGCTACGATTGCAAAGTGACCGACAGTAACTTCAAAATGATATCCCTAACCAAGCTGGTGAGGAAGTATTGCCTTAACCATTATGACTTGTGTAAGTACCAAAAGGACCTAGCTCTTCTGTGCATGAAAAACCCACGTGGGTATTCCAAGCAAAtgaagttatattttttatttcaaattaaagaaattgcCATAAGAAAGCATGGGTCCTTGGAAAGGGTGAAGCAGCTGTACACCTCCAAACTGTTAAACTCTTTTAGGAACGCTCAGGCAACTCCtcagatgaagaagaaacgGAAGGAActacacaaaatggtgaaaccTAAGAGCATCTACAGCAAGAAGGTTAAACAGgaggaggacaaaaaaatcatttgcGATGACAATCAGCACCAGTTTGACTCCCCCACTTGCACCAACGCGCAGGACTCCCTCTACGTCAAGAGGTGCAAGCGCTGCGCCTACCAGGTGGAGTACATGCAGTTCTGA
- a CDS encoding 60S ribosomal protein L34-A, putative (encoded by transcript PVX_088065A) — protein sequence MTQRVHYRKHNHYNTKSNKVRPIRTPGGKLTIHVVKKKAGKPKCADCKTAIQGVKALRPADNRRARKKDRKVSRAYGGSICAKCIRERIMRAFLFEEQKCVRQVLKEKKKQEKKVKKVKKEKKKSTAKDAKKTATDNKKAKKVGDKRKGR from the exons atgacgCAACGAGTTCACTACCGTAAGCACAATCACTACAACACAAAGTCGAACAAGGTGAGGCCCATCAGGACGCCCGGGGGCAAGCTAACTATCCatgtggtgaagaagaaggccgGGAAGCCAAAATGTGCCGACTGCAAAACGGCCATTCAGGGG GTCAAAGCCCTGCGACCAGCAGACAACCGCCGAGCGAGGAAAAAGGATAGAAAAGTTTCCAGGGCCTATGGAGGTTCCATATGCGCCAAGTGCATTCGGGAAAGAATCATGAGAGCGTTCCTTTTTGAGGAGCAGAAATGTGTTAGACAAGTgttgaaggaaaagaagaaacaggagaaaaaggtgaagaaggttaaaaaggaaaagaaaaaatcaacaGCCAAGGATGCGAAGAAGACTGCAACTGATAATAAGAAGGCCAAGAAGGTCGGCGATAAGCGAAAGGGAAGATGA
- a CDS encoding hypothetical protein, conserved (encoded by transcript PVX_088045A) — protein sequence MNQARSFKRKAPGNCVGPLTSCPQRDHRDQGDEGGRLKREKREKIKNICKRINRLKRTVCSSTNYFKCVEILFHKAGTKCVVPKRRRKPVKRGERPVCASVERGIFFRGKINHLEFFDTPKLCAFFEKHAAEVVRGAAHTGGPAEGQEEDHLATHFVTHKDTSTNGDELVCHLGKPQSLANRSPSGGGGGPFQTARLPGKDANWRNHEWEEVVSNASSLQTANCAQHPRWVNAGELTGEGFTNEGKTKGDNAPQDNKRKNKQVDDSGDYSCVSKRMKLGECERDARVSSMPTDYASRVAPNESLQQRSTTGGEHPARKKILMLKVSSIVFNHGKGKGCRLKRGEGATKKGSQLSRLEETLQGGKPNQSDDGVAKQELARNFFTDEDEVEEELQMKEDAQFVHNLFWALTVHMNSLFSMCTQLLRYNFSNLSFEQKELSSQSKRLIRLISDYQKEEGFAIRFAKCVLRVCRGGTPLGRGPNEGGSQSGSQCGSERASKGASKGASQSASQSASQSASQSASQRASQPPRGGAPTHFYMTTLKELLKTLLKWEREDEDIRIMFTQKKGDSQSNTFKMEIANHQMVKKNFYVRKIYFCKYNGELLAILKRLSNLRWQPNWGSTEGEENETEGLQIGVGTFSGEAANEVALNRVSLYQRCFSPLWKTTKGETTAEKAPQVGCKTVENVHSSDDSFGEGGGDNTPLEGFPNRQTNLTANHMSVILSLNEMLANEIRCTEDLRTRAKREEEQTEGLLWEVKRLQGILSGLSGLSGLRRSDTHVENFRTSEGVLYKAVQMERSPEYFSHRDGKDMHLMWQATLDENEVDPSICRRNTQLFNVTNGAHEIGGNPPSYPSAEGEKCLHRFYHLDDSTTGDVTRELPNEEGDGNICRVRHMIGKIFDQLVKSHVSASHLCGEAATSKVDAEQKEEHLKGPPHEPIEGIKQLMEELDTVKKENSQFGEFLEREKRLASQLGLEVERQKEALMEMQLQLESERKRNEELRVQVEREELVNDALFSQMEEQKGRSDSLEAELAEEREKTASMEAELKGQKERTAALEGEKKRGDSLEAELAEEREKIASLSADLEEEKEKCCSLETELVKERDSRASLEEELAKEKDSRASLEEELVKEKDSRASLEEELSGERERVASLERERTASLERAASLERAASLEERQVSDCLRAELKKEKEIISGINEELQAEKEASALVCAQMERQREQLTQQGEEMAKLREQLTQQLGEMAKLRQQGEELKERSGDPLKVEKEAPSEMNIPKETNNKLGEEGTKKLSEKQKLARADLSEHAMMYGELYDEFVERMAEKEALEKENEVMMSHFNGKIATLVEQAKYFGEKITHYKGLCKSHERIGIHVGLCVQRMEEVIRGIEMCSDLGEVNWGEQLASIKKVAKDMRDAYKGVAVEAAEAVETVETVGVDALLLDEVITERNLLLERILHLESEKGNRPEGTTDRGEALHWKDPPNEEMAKYMEEMSFKSVSDLFSFHLNIISELSVTKNCYIQLVEESLMKGREYQNDIARLKRLVKEREREVGVSDENCKSLLLEVENLKFILNDLFTCGGGRLRATQGVAASEAAEGVAVSEIADEIAGERANETAEERADETAEGIAEEDPPVSPLGESIAAQEASSVAAAEEAAPPGDALSSVASKSANDSSLQSNPLSVDSQISRNARSSNAAATPKGRRTAARSRSGRGKNATRKGANRGNDTGVNSGNDTGANSGKSRSRSENKSSRGSKSRGGSKSIQSERASVGGDLFLNGSVPEEGGRKYQLRSTNRRK from the coding sequence ATGAACCAAGCGCGAAGTTTTAAACGCAAAGCCCCAGGCAACTGCGTGGGACCGCTCACATCGTGCCCACAGCGCGACCACCGGGACCAAGGTGATGAAGGGGGGAGActcaaaagagaaaaaagagaaaaaataaaaaacatctGCAAAAGGATAAACCGCCTCAAAAGAACAGTGTGCAGCTCCACCAACTACTTCAAGTGTgtggaaattttatttcacaaGGCGGGAACGAAATGTGTTGTCcccaagaggaggaggaagcctGTCAAGCGTGGGGAACGGCCTGTTTGCGCCTCCGTAGAGAGGGGCATATTTTTCAGGGGCAAAATTAACCACCTGGAGTTCTTTGACACTCCGAAGTTGTGCGCCTTTTTTGAGAAGCACGCGGCGGAGGTGGTCCGGGGGGCGGCCCACACGGGAGGGCCAGCGGAGGGACAAGAGGAAGACCACTTAGCAACCCACTTCGTAACCCACAAAGATACTTCAACCAATGGAGACGAACTCGTTTGCCACTTAGGAAAACCCCAATCGCTAGCGAACCGATCGCCAagcggagggggaggaggccccTTCCAGACGGCCCGACTCCCCGGGAAGGATGCAAATTGGCGTAACCACGAGTGGGAGGAAGTCGTAAGCAATGCGAGCAGCTTGCAGACTGCCAATTGTGCGCAGCACCCCAGATGGGTGAATGCTGGTGAGCTCACCGGAGAGGGCTTCACCAACGAGGGAAAGACAAAAGGAGACAACGCCCCGCAGGAtaacaaaaggaagaacaagCAAGTGGACGACTCAGGCGATTATTCCTGCGTCAGCAAGCGGATGAAGTTAGGCGAATGCGAAAGGGACGCGAGGGTAAGTAGTATGCCAACTGATTATGCCAGCCGAGTGGCCCCCAATGAGAGCCTCCAACAGAGGAGCACAACCGGGGGAGAACACCCcgccagaaaaaaaattctaatgCTTAAAGTCTCCAGCATTGTGTTCAACCATGGGAAGGGGAAAGGATGTCGTTTGAAACGCGGGGAGGGTGCAACGAAGAAAGGGAGCCAACTCAGCAGACTCGAAGAGACTCTCCAGGGAGGAAAGCCCAACCAGAGTGATGACGGTGTTGCAAAACAGGAATTGGCCAGGAACTTCTTTACAGATGAGGATGAGGTGGAGGAAGAACTCCAAATGAAGGAAGACGCTCAATTCGTTCACAATTTATTTTGGGCTTTGACTGTCCATATGAACTCTCTCTTTAGCATGTGCACCCAGCTGCTCCGctataatttttctaatcTAAGTTTCGAGCAGAAGGAGCTTTCCAGCCAGTCGAAGAGGCTCATTAGACTCATAAGTGATTACCAGAAGGAGGAGGGCTTCGCCATCCGCTTCGCGAAGTGTGTTTTGCGCGTTTGCCGTGGGGGCACGCCCTTGGGGAGGGGGCCCAACGAGGGGGGTTCCCAAAGTGGCTCCCAGTGTGGTTCTGAGCGAGCTTCTAAGGGAGCTTCTAAGGGAGCTTCTCAGTCAGCTTCTCAGTCAGCTTCTCAGTCAGCTTCTCAGTCAGCTTCTCAACGTGCTTCTCaacccccccgcggaggagCCCCAACCCACTTCTACATGACGACCCTGAAGGAGCTACTCAAAACGCTCCTCAAATGGGAACGAGAGGACGAGGACATCCGCATCATGTTCAcccagaaaaaaggggacagcCAATCAAACACatttaaaatggaaattgCGAATCACCAGATGGTAAAGAAAAACTTCTATGTGAGGAAAATCTACTTTTGCAAATACAACGGGGAGCTGTTGGCCATTTTGAAGAGACTCTCCAATTTGCGTTGGCAACCCAATTGGGGTTCCActgagggggaggagaatgAAACGGAGGGGCTTCAAATAGGAGTGGGTACATTCTCGGGGGAGGCAGCAAATGAAGTAGCTCTAAACCGTGTGAGTCTATACCAGAggtgcttttcccccctgtggaagaccacaaaaggggagacaaCCGCAGAGAAAGCACCTCAGGTAGGATGCAAAACTGTAGAAAATGTCCACTCGAGTGATGACTCCTTTGgggagggaggaggagacaACACCCCATTGGAGGGCTTCCCAAATAGGCAAACCAACCTCACCGCGAATCACATGAGCGTCATCCTCAGTCTAAACGAAATGCTAGCGAACGAAATTAGGTGCACTGAAGATTTGAGGACTCGTGCGAAGAGGGAAGAAGAGCAAACGGAGGGTCTGCTGTGGGAGGTGAAGCGATTGCAAGGGATTTTAAGTGGGTTAAGCGGGTTAAGCGGATTAAGGAGGAGTGACACCCATGTGGAGAACTTCCGAACCAGTGAAGGGGTGCTATACAAAGCGGTGCAAATGGAAAGAAGCCCAGAGTACTTCTCGCACCGGGATGGAAAAGACATGCACCTAATGTGGCAGGCAACTCTCGACGAGAATGAAGTTGACCCATCCATCTGCAGAAGGAACACCCAACTGTTTAACGTAACGAATGGTGCTCATGAGATAGGGGGAAATCCCCCTTCTTACCCTTCagcggagggggagaaatgtCTGCACCGCTTCTACCACCTAGATGACTCCACAACGGGAGATGTAACTAGAGAGCTGCCTAACGAAGAAGGTGATGGGAATATATGTAGGGTGAGACACATGATAGGGAAAATTTTCGATCAGCTGGTGAAGTCCCACGTGAGTGCTTCCCATCTGTGTGGTGAAGCTGCTACATCTAAAGTAGATGCAGAGCAGAAAGAGGAACATCTGAAGGGACCGCCCCACGAACCCATTGAAGGAATAAAGCAACTTATGGAAGAATTAGACacggtgaagaaggaaaattcTCAGTTTGGGGAATTCctggagagagaaaaaaggctAGCCTCCCAACTGGGTCTGGAAGTAGAGAGGCAGAAGGAAGCTCTGATGGAGATGCAGCTGCAGCTGGAGAGCGAACGGAAGAGGAACGAGGAACTGAGGGTGCAGGTCGAGAGGGAAGAGTTAGTCAACGACGCGCTGTTTTCGCAGATGGAggagcaaaaggggagaagtgaCTCCTTAGAGGCGGAGCTAGCAgaagaaagggagaaaaccGCCTCGATGGAGGCAGAGCTGAAGGGGCAGAAGGAAAGAACTGCCGCactggagggggagaagaaaagagGTGATTCATTAGAGGCAGAGCTAGCGgaagaaagggagaaaatcGCCTCACTGTCGGCCGATctagaggaagaaaaggaaaaatgctGTTCGTTGGAGACAGAGCTGGTGAAAGAGAGAGACAGCCGCGCATCGTTGGAGGAGGAGCTGGCGAAAGAGAAAGACAGTCGCGCATCGTTGGAGGAGGAGCTGGTGAAAGAGAAAGACAGCCGCGCATCGTTGGAGGAGGAGCTGTCGGGGGAGAGGGAGAGAGTCGCGTCGCTGGAGAGGGAGAGAACCGCTTCCCTGGAGAGAGCCGCTTCCCTGGAGCGAGCCGCTTCCCTGGAGGAGCGCCAAGTGAGCGACTGCTTGAGAGCAGAgctgaaaaaggaaaaggagataATCAGCGGCATTAACGAAGAGCTACAAGCCGAAAAGGAAGCCAGCGCATTGGTCTGCGCGCAGATGGAGAGGCAGAGGGAGCAGCTAACAcagcagggggaggagaTGGCCAAGTTGAGGGAGCAGCTAACACAGCAGTTGGGGGAGATGGCAAAGTTGAGGCAACAGGGGGAGGAGCTGAAGGAGAGAAGTGGTGACCCTTTGAAGGTGGAGAAAGAGGCACCCTCTGAAATGAACATCCCAAAAGAGACCAATAACAAAttgggagaagaaggaacgAAGAAACTCAGTGAGAAACAGAAACTCGCACGGGCAGATCTGTCCGAACACGCGATGATGTATGGAGAGCTATACGACGAGTTTGTAGAAAGAATGGCGGAGAAGGAAGCGctcgaaaaagaaaatgaagtgaTGATGAGTCATTTTAATGGGAAGATAGCAACGCTGGTGGAGCAAGCCAAGTACTTCGGCGAGAAGATAACTCACTACAAAGGTTTGTGCAAATCGCACGAAAGGATTGGCATTCATGTGGGTCTATGCGTTCAAAGGATGGAGGAGGTGATAAGAGGGATTGAGATGTGTAGCGACTTGGGGGAGGTCAACTGGGGGGAGCAGCTAGCCAGCATTAAGAAGGTTGCAAAGGATATGAGGGACGCATACAAAGGGGTGGCAGTGGAGGCGGCCGAGGCAGTGGAGACCGTCGAGACGGTCGGGGTGGATGCCCTCCTCCTGGACGAAGTCATAACGGAAAGGAACCTTCTGTTGGAGAGGATTCTACACCTGGAGAGTGAAAAGGGGAATCGGCCGGAGGGGACAACAGATAGGGGAGAGGCACTCCATTGGAAGGACCCCCCAAACGAggaaatggcaaaatatATGGAAGAGATGAGCTTCAAGTCGGTGAGCGATCTCTTTTCGTTTCATTTAAACATCATCAGCGAGCTGAGTGTTACGAAGAACTGTTACATCCAGCTGGTGGAGGAGAGCCTAATGAAGGGGAGGGAGTACCAGAATGACATCGCGCGGCTGAAGAGGCTGGTGAAGGAGAGGGAGCGCGAAGTTGGCGTCTCCGATGAGAACTGCAAGTCTCTTCTGCTGGAGGTGGAAAACTTGAAGTTCATTCTGAATGACTTGTtcacctgcgggggggggcgcctGCGCGCCACGCAGGGGGTAGCGGCGAGTGAGGCAGCGGAGGGGGTAGCGGTGAGTGAGATAGCTGACGAGATAGCGGGGGAGAGAGCGAATGAAACAGCTGAGGAGAGAGCGGATGAAACAGCGGAGGGTATAGCGGAGGAGGACCCGCCTGTCTCTCCTCTGGGGGAGTCCATCGCCGCCCAGGAGGCGTCTTCCGTGGCGGCCGCGGAGGAGGCagcccccccgggggacgCCCTATCTTCGGTGGCCTCGAAATCCGCCAACGACAGCTCCCTGCAGAGCAACCCCCTATCGGTGGACAGCCAAATTTCGAGAAACGCCCGCAGCAGCAACGCAGCGGCGACTCCGAAGGGGAGGAGGACAGCGGCTAGGAGTCGAAGCggtagggggaaaaatgccaCGAGAAAAGGGGCGAACAGAGGCAATGACACAGGAGTGAACAGCGGCAATGATACAGGAGCGAACAGCGGCAAGAGCCGAAGTAGGAGTGAAAACAAAAGCAGCCGAGGCAGCAAGAGCAGAGGTGGCAGCAAAAGCATTCAATCGGAAAGGGCCAGCGTGGGAGGCGACTTGTTCCTAAACGGTAGTGTGCCCGAGGAGGGGGGCAGGAAGTACCAGCTCAGGAGCACCAACAGGAGGAAGTGA
- a CDS encoding hypothetical protein, conserved (encoded by transcript PVX_088050A; Apicoplast targeted protein. Curated by Stuart Ralph, Walter and Eliza Hall Institute of Medical Research, Australia.), whose product MNCTVLFFVVATIVTVLDRWEKIPKFYARKLAHMLCGLIILLFDISINGNRRAPHVNDGANTGKGTHCVLYIYLIAATSILRCFICPFRFGAYRDKGIIIYNIIVSLFFFLKLPLYVLTPIFFADPMAAIVGRQFPAYSIYKRKTLHGTLACFFVSLVSLYYVQNCLHALLLGVALSLLELFGGALDNLCMCFPIFLYMMFFNV is encoded by the exons ATGAATTGCACCGTCTTGTTCTTCGTGGTGGCGACCATTGTGACGGTGCTCGACCGTTGGGAGAAGATCCCCAAGTTTTACGCGAG aaAGTTAGCCCATATGCTGTGCGGCCTAATCATCCTCCTCTTTGACATTAGCATCAACGGGAATAGAAGGGCGCCTCACGTGAATGACGGCGCGAACACCGGGAAGGGAACCCACTGCGTCCTGTACATTTATTTGATAGCTGCCACGTCTATCCTCCGATGCTTCATCTGCCCGTTCAG ATTCGGCGCCTACCGAGACAAAGGAATCATCATTTATAACATCATcgtgtcccttttttttttcctcaagcTGCCGCTCTACGTGCTGACGCCCATCTTCTTTGCAGACCCCATGGCGGCCATCGTGGGCAGGCAGTTCCCCGCCTACTCCATCTACAAGAGGAAAACG ctgCACGGCACGCTGGCCTGCTTCTTCGTGTCGCTGGTGTCCCTCTACTACGTGCAGAACTGCCTGCACGCGCTCCTCCTGGGCGTGGCCCTCAGCCTGCTGGAACTCTTTGGCGGCGCCCTAGACAACCTCTGCATGTGCTTCCCCATCTTCCTCTACATGATGTTTTTTAACGTGTAG